A region of the bacterium genome:
ATGTAATGGATAGCCCGTCAGAAGTTGTTGATTTGCCCAATGCGCGTACATTGGATACATTTAAGAATAAAATCGAATTTAAAAATGTCAGTTTTGCTTATGATAGAAATGTTATTGTGTTGAAAAATATCAGTTTTGATATTAAGCATGGAGAAGTTGTCGCTGTAGTAGGTCCAAGCGGTTCAGGTAAAACGACTATAGCAAATCTCATTCCACGTCTATATGATCCAACATCAGGGGAAATTACAATAGACGAAATGAATATTAATGAATTTTCATTATGTTCTCTTCGCAGGCAAATGGGAATTGTTACACAGGAGACTGTTCTCTTTAATGATACGCTAAGGCAGAATATATCTTATGGGCATCAGGAACAAGTTTCTCAGGAAAAGATAGAACATGCAGCTAAAGCTGCGCTTGCTCATGAGTTTATAATGAAGATGCCTGAAGGATATGATGCTGTTATTGGCGATCGTGGTGTAAAGCTTTCAGGAGGAGAGGCGCAGAGAATAGCCATTGCAAGAGCTATTCTTAAAAATCCTCCTATACTTATACTTGATGAAGCGACCTCTGCTCTTGATACTGAATCAGAATATCTGGTCCAGAAGGCAATAAATAATCTTATGGCCAATCGTACCACATTTGTGATTGCGCATCGGCTTTCTACTATTATGCATGCGGATAAAATTATAGTAGTTGAAGACGGCAAAATTATAGAAACAGGCACACATGAGGAACTTGTCAAAGAGGGAGGTTTGTACAAGAAATTACATGATCTTCAGTTTCGTGTGAATGCTAAAAAATGAAAATACACAGGGTTTTTAAGTCAGGGGTAATTCCATGGTTAGCATGGATATTGATTAGAGGCATTGGTAGAAGCATAGTTATTGAGACCAAAGGAGAAGAAAACTACTTAAAATTAAAAAGAGAAGGCAAAAATATTATACTTGCTACATGGCACAGCAGGTTGTTTTTAACCGTGTATTATTACAGGTACAAGTTAGGCGGAGGGAATATATGTGTCTTAATAAGTCCGAGCAGGGATGGAGAATTTATAGCAAGGGTTATTAAAAGATTTGGGTATTCGTTTATTAGAGGATCTAGCAGGCATTATGAAAAAAATGCTCATGAGGAGATGCTTAAAAGGTTATCAGAAGGTTCTGATATGGGAATAACACCGGACGGACCAAGAGGTCCGGCTGAAAAAGTACAGCAGGGAGTCATTCATATAGCAGCCGAGTCCGGATGTCCGATAGTTCCCATGACATTCAATACATCCAGAAACACAAGACTTAACAGCTGGGATAGGTTTGTATTTCCACATCCTTTCACCAGGGCTGTAGTAACTTTTGGTTCTCCTGTTTATGTTCCGTCAGATGCTTCAAAAGAAGAAAAACTAAAAAAAGGCAGGGAACTAGAAAACGTTCTAAATAGAATAACAAGAATGGCAGATAAACACTTTAATAAAGGGGAATGATATGACTAAACATATTGTTAAACGAGAGTATAAGATTGGCAATAGGGTGATGCATCCAAAATGGGGAAAGGGAACTGTTATTGATCATAGCGGTATTGGAGAGAGTTTGAAAATAACAGTTCATTTTGATAATGACAATCAAAAACGTCTTTTGCTTACTAAATACGCAAAGCTTGAAAAGATAAAAGGTAAGTAGAGTGAATATAGTTCTGGCAACAAGAAACAGATATAAAATAAAAGAGATTAAGAAGATTCTTGGCAGTTTAAGTGTAGAAATCTCGTCTGCATTGGACTTTCCTGGATTGAAGGAGGTTGCAGAGGACGGAAAGAGTATAGAAGAAAATGCAATTAAAAAGGCTATTGTTGTAAGTAAATTCACGCAGCAGTTGGCTATTGCTGACGATTCAGGACTAGAGGTGGACGCTTTGGAGGGACGACCAGGAGTTTATTCCTCACGTTTTGCAGGTGCGAATGCAACTTACGATGATAATAACAAGAAGCTTCTTGAACTCATGGAGTATGTTCCTCCTAAGAATCGCACGGCGCGATTTGTATGTATTGTTGCAATTGCAGACAGAGGCAAAGTAAAAAAAATCATAAAAGGCACTTGTGAAGGGATAATCTCTTTTGAACCTAAAGGCAAAACAGGTTTTGGATATGACCCTATCTTTATTATCCCCGAATACAATAAAACCTTTGCAGAACTGGGTCCTGAGATAAAAAACAAAATAAGCCATAGAGCAAAAGCATTTCTGGAAACAAGAAAGTTTCTAATAACTCAAGCCAGCGGATGTCGAAGATTCAGGTCCGCTGATTTCGAGCGTTATGGCTAAAGGAAGCATTGACTATTGAAAACGAAGATAAAAAGATTTTTTAACTCTTTTCTTCCTGTTTCAGGAAAGCGGTGCGGCAAATGTGTCGATTGTGGAGCATGTTGCCGACTATCCAAACCATGCTTGTTTCTAAGATATTATTCCGATGGACAGAGTTACTGTGCCATCTACTCGTTTCGGCCCTCAAGTTGCCGAAAATACCCAAGAACTTCATCGGAGTTTCTCACAGCAGAAGTTTGTGGGTACAGATTCGAGGAAGACTCTTAAAAAAATTGTGGAACTCCAGATATAATAGGGAACGGTCAACACATCATTACCCCCCTTGCCAGAAAAAGACTGATCTAATCTGATCACGACATCAAGGTCAATAGGTGGAATCATAAGCAAGCGCTTGTCCAGATCCGGCACCT
Encoded here:
- a CDS encoding lysophospholipid acyltransferase family protein: MKIHRVFKSGVIPWLAWILIRGIGRSIVIETKGEENYLKLKREGKNIILATWHSRLFLTVYYYRYKLGGGNICVLISPSRDGEFIARVIKRFGYSFIRGSSRHYEKNAHEEMLKRLSEGSDMGITPDGPRGPAEKVQQGVIHIAAESGCPIVPMTFNTSRNTRLNSWDRFVFPHPFTRAVVTFGSPVYVPSDASKEEKLKKGRELENVLNRITRMADKHFNKGE
- a CDS encoding DUF3553 domain-containing protein translates to MTKHIVKREYKIGNRVMHPKWGKGTVIDHSGIGESLKITVHFDNDNQKRLLLTKYAKLEKIKGK
- a CDS encoding XTP/dITP diphosphatase; protein product: MNIVLATRNRYKIKEIKKILGSLSVEISSALDFPGLKEVAEDGKSIEENAIKKAIVVSKFTQQLAIADDSGLEVDALEGRPGVYSSRFAGANATYDDNNKKLLELMEYVPPKNRTARFVCIVAIADRGKVKKIIKGTCEGIISFEPKGKTGFGYDPIFIIPEYNKTFAELGPEIKNKISHRAKAFLETRKFLITQASGCRRFRSADFERYG